The Spirosoma linguale DSM 74 genomic interval GGCGCATGGACCGGCAGATTCTGAGTATGCAGGCAGGCATCGAAGCACAGAAGGCGCAGGCCCGCCCCGACTTTCGCATCCGCTTTGACCACATGCAGCCGTTTTCGGGGGTCAAGAGCATGATGCCCACCCAGTTTACGCTGATGGGTATGATTTCGATTCCGGTTGTACCCTGGGCGTCCCGGATGTACAAAGCCGAAATTAAAGGCATGCAGCAGGATATCGAAGCCATGCGCTACGAGCGGGAAGGAATGCTCAATGAAACGCAGGGTATGGTCGCCCAGATGCTGACTGACATACGGAACATGCGAACGCAGGTAGACAACTACGAACGACGGGTAATTCCCACCCTCCGCAAAAATTACGACACGCAACTGATTGCCTACGAACAGAACAAAGGCGAGTTACCCGTCGTCATTGATGCCTGGGAAACACTAAATATGACGCAGATGGACTACCTGACGCGCCTACAGGACTATTACCGCATGATTGTGAGCTATGAACGGGAACTGGAGAAATAAAAGGCATTCAGGGTCAATAGCCCGGTTACTGGTGCTGGCCTTGATACTCCTTGCAGGCTGCAAAAGCGGCAATGACAAGAACGAATCCAATCGATCCGGCGGACCGGCGACCAGTGTTCAAACCGAGCACAACCATGCTGCTGACGAAGTAGCGTACACCTGTCCCATGCACCCGCAGATTGTGCGGGATAAACCCGGCACCTGCCCGATTTGCGGCATGGACTTGGTCAAAAAAGTGAGCGCGGGGGGTGATAGCCTGGAGGTCGATGCCGACCTGAACGCGTTGCTGCAATCAACCAACTCGGTCGTAGTGGCCAACATCACCACGGTTCATCCCGAACGGCGTGATGAAGCCGTAGCCGTGCAGGCCAATGGCATCGTGACGTATGACACGCGTCGGCTCTATACCATTCCTGCCCGGTTTGGCGGGCGGGTGGAGAAGCTGTACGTGCGTTTCAATTACCAGCCGGTTCGCAAAGGGCAAAAACTGCTCGAACTCTACAGTGCCGACATTGTCACAGCCCAACGCGAACTGCTCTACCTGCTCGATGCCGACGCGGGTAACGCGCCATTGATTTCGGCAGTGAAGCAAAAACTTCGGCTACTGGGTGTCACGGACGGGCAAATTACCGACCTCGTCCGTACGCGCAAGCCCAGTTACTCACTGGCCGTGTACAGTCCCTACGACGGCTACGTCGTAGGGGAGTCAAGCGGTTCACCATCGGCCGCCACACCCGCATCGGGCGGCATGGCAACTGGCGGGTCGAATACAGGCATGAGCAGCGGTGGAGGCATGAACGGCGGTGGAGCCA includes:
- a CDS encoding RND family efflux transporter MFP subunit (KEGG: gsu:GSU1331 RND family efflux transporter MFP subunit) gives rise to the protein MNGNWRNKRHSGSIARLLVLALILLAGCKSGNDKNESNRSGGPATSVQTEHNHAADEVAYTCPMHPQIVRDKPGTCPICGMDLVKKVSAGGDSLEVDADLNALLQSTNSVVVANITTVHPERRDEAVAVQANGIVTYDTRRLYTIPARFGGRVEKLYVRFNYQPVRKGQKLLELYSADIVTAQRELLYLLDADAGNAPLISAVKQKLRLLGVTDGQITDLVRTRKPSYSLAVYSPYDGYVVGESSGSPSAATPASGGMATGGSNTGMSSGGGMNGGGATAGTDEVTFSTPTPAPDGGPVGGSLLLREGQYVQTGQTLFRVVNASRLWAEFRLYARDAAGIKPGDALTISFDQTGQPPRPARVSFVVPFVEKGTPFVTVRAYLPGSNSVRVGQLARAAIRRGATGQHANDELWLPATAVLDLGNEQVAFVQQERLGVFKPIRVQTGAQAGGFVTIRSGVTKEQAVARNAQFLIDSESFVNVAQATQ